A single window of Thalassomonas viridans DNA harbors:
- a CDS encoding flagellar basal body L-ring protein FlgH, producing the protein MLNSLLFACSSTGELDKQVISDSPTNPKVSQRPAQEQSDEVMPDAPAYRPIRGSQMEVVQLPTGSLFNPRRAVGLYQPSSHYQVGDMILIRLEEKTTAKKSLDYKTDKTGHFELQPVTFNAGNIQVGGNDLSAEFEQENTFDSSAQTRQNNSLSGDITVSVRELLPNGNLLVSGEKWLTLNTGDEYIRFSGQIRTSDIDSDNSISSVKVGNARIEYSGKGGQQSNQEKSLLGKLFGILE; encoded by the coding sequence ATGTTAAACAGTTTGTTATTTGCCTGTAGCAGTACCGGTGAGCTGGATAAGCAGGTGATTAGCGACAGCCCCACCAACCCTAAGGTCAGCCAGCGGCCAGCGCAGGAGCAAAGCGATGAAGTGATGCCGGATGCCCCCGCCTACCGGCCCATCAGGGGCAGCCAGATGGAGGTGGTGCAGCTGCCGACCGGCTCTTTGTTTAACCCCAGGCGGGCGGTAGGTTTGTACCAGCCCAGCAGCCATTACCAGGTGGGGGATATGATACTGATCCGCCTGGAAGAGAAAACCACGGCGAAAAAATCCCTGGACTATAAAACCGATAAAACCGGGCACTTTGAACTCCAGCCGGTGACCTTTAATGCCGGCAATATCCAGGTAGGCGGCAATGATCTCAGCGCCGAATTCGAGCAGGAAAATACCTTTGACAGCTCGGCGCAAACCAGGCAAAACAATTCATTGAGCGGTGATATCACCGTTTCTGTGCGCGAGCTTTTACCCAACGGCAACTTGCTTGTCAGCGGGGAGAAATGGCTGACATTAAACACAGGCGATGAATATATACGTTTTTCCGGGCAAATCCGCACCAGCGATATCGACAGCGATAACTCCATCAGTTCGGTCAAGGTCGGCAATGCCCGCATCGAATACAGCGGCAAGGGCGGACAGCAAAGCAACCAGGAGAAATCCCTGCTGGGTAAATTATTCGGTATCCTGGAATAG